A part of Ptychodera flava strain L36383 chromosome 11, AS_Pfla_20210202, whole genome shotgun sequence genomic DNA contains:
- the LOC139144094 gene encoding protein FAM133-like: protein MGKRDTRRAFMNPVAMARARGPKPSSGPTIQDYLSRPRPTWDEVKEKLQQQKEKSGSSTMAEWEKVMETKHREVLRKQREKILGGSSKDKRKKSKRRKRERSPSSSSSSSRSSSSSSDTDEEYVKRKRKKKKKRKHRRRDSSDDFHGESSDEESEESQHSEKRSRKKRKKHKKHKSKRRRDRRSDSSID from the exons ATGGGAAAGCGAGACACGAGACGG GCATTTATGAATCCTGTAGCCATGGCTCGTGCTCGGGGTCCAAAGCCATCATCTGGACCAACCATACAGGATTACCTGAGTAGACCTAGGCCCACATG GGATGAAGTTAAAGAGAAATTGCAACAACAGAAGGAGAAATCAGGATCCAGTACAATGGCAGAGTGGGAGAAAGTCATGGAAACT AAACATAGAGAGGTTCTGAGAAAGCAACGGGAAAAAATCCTAGGAGGATCCTCAAAGGACAAGAGAAAGAAATCCAAGAGGAGAAAACGTGAAAGG TCGCCTTCATCTTCCTCCTCATCTTCAAGATCTTCTTCCTCCAGTAGTGACACGGATGAAGAGTATGTGAAG agaaaaagaaagaaaaagaaaaaacggAAACATCGCAGAAGAGACAGCTCAGATGACTTCCACGGAGAAAGCTCAGATGAAGAATCAGAAGAG TCACAACATTCTGAGAAGAGAAGTAGAAAGAAGCGAAAGAAACACAAGAAACACAAATCCAAGAGAAGGCGTGACAGGAGATCTGATAGTTCCATAGATTGA
- the LOC139144088 gene encoding zinc finger protein 93-like, whose translation MLMNLVDRGESSERDSTEMSSERIETEDGSDVDEQETPVVKRWSIAEGDEKSLVPNDHIGAVERSDVNAPKAVAQGNETEDICNRGYYIGHSSDSQDTGESTQVFPIALKQVRVNLHVTKEIEQLHRKYLQEQRERNQMMNEGEMGEGIEISSQQYSARRLTRQKNSGRRSSNTKKQMIEDETLELEVDEIDDIDMRGHRFTKSSKPKRLKKKTVGCSKCPKTFRFRSRLVLHMERSHGDAKPFQCKTCQKGFARSSSLRSHRRRNCSKPDKQPQVRVTQSTEDKKKYYYYSRVERVTCNLCGRSVRGPKMLKKHMQSHEVHKCEHCPKQFSQPTRLKYHMKMVHGDERPFKCEICGKAFAVPFLLKRHLPSHQEQKEHRCETCHKIYKSADTLRKHRVMHSENRKTYVCEVCGNVYKSRDGLTKHAQLHMQLTFTCDVCGATFKKSDYLRDHKNRMHPAEGTVQLRGCETCGKMFRCGLALRRHQRLHKVPDNNVMCEECGKTFKHKKSLNYHMLEHTGERPHKCQYCDRDFKDLYACKNHIKSVHCNERPYSCEYCDKTFSNRKVLRCHEVRFHSKTPVIICGRCGKFFKSETALRRHQKTELGQEAVMCELCGKVLVHKQSLMKHLKTHTTQQTHDCVFCEEQFPSRSDLLTHISSQHSSEEPVACNICDRVSRSKVTHDQHMQRVHSSDLYQCALCGKSFKSKKSRRFHMKVHLFQNLKC comes from the coding sequence ATGCTAATGAATCTAGTGGACAGAGGTGAGTCATCAGAGAGAGACAGTACAGAGATGAGTTCCGAACGTATTGAAACAGAAGATGGGTCAGATGTGGATGAACAGGAAACTCCTGTAGTGAAAAGATGGTCAATAGCTGAAGGGGATGAAAAGTCACTCGTTCCAAATGATCATATCGGTGCTGTTGAGAGGTCAGATGTCAACGCTCCAAAAGCGGTGgcacaaggaaatgagaccgAAGACATTTGCAATAGAGGATATTACATCGGCCATAGCAGTGACAGTCAAGATACCGGAGAAAGTACACAGGTTTTCCCCATCGCCCTGAAGCAAGTGAGAGTCAACCTCCATGTCACCAAGGAAATTGAACAGCTTCACCGGAAATATCTGCAGGAGCAGAGGGAAAGGAATCAGATGATGAACGAAGGAGAGATGGGAGAAGGGATTGAGATTTCATCACAGCAATACAGTGCAAGGAGACTGACAAGACAGAAAAATAGTGGACGTAGAAGTTCAAACACCAAGAAACAAATGATTGAAGATGAGACTCTTGAACTAGAAGTTGATGAAATAGATGATATTGACATGCGTGGGCATAGGTTTACAAAAAGCTCGAAACCAAAGCGTCTGAAAAAAAAGACTGTTGGCTGCAGTAAGTGCCCAAAGACTTTTAGATTTCGAAGTCGACTGGTTTTGCACATGGAGCGCAGCCATGGTGACGCTAAACCATTCCAATGTAAGACATGCCAAAAGGGCTTTGCTCGTAGTTCATCGCTGAGAAGTCACAGAAGACGCAATTGTTCAAAGCCTGACAAGCAACCACAGGTACGTGTAACACAGTCTACAGAGGACAAGAAGAAGTACTACTACTATTCTAGAGTTGAGCGCGTTACGTGCAATCTGTGTGGCCGAAGTGTCAGAGGTCCCAAAATGCTGAAAAAACACATGCAGAGCCACGAAGTTCATAAATGTGAGCACTGTCCGAAACAGTTCAGTCAACCAACTCGTTTGAAATATCACATGAAGATGGTGCATGGTGATGAAAGACCATTTAAATGTGAAATCTGCGGTAAGGCTTTTGCCGTGCCCTTCTTGCTGAAAAGACATTTGCCAAGTCATCAAGAGCAGAAGGAGCACCGGTGTGAGACTTGCCACAAGATTTACAAATCTGCCGACACTCTCAGAAAACACAGGGTGATGCATTCGGAGAATCGCAAGACCTACGTGTGCGAAGTGTGCGGAAACGTGTACAAGTCACGTGATGGCCTCACCAAACACGCACAGCTGCATATGCAGTTGACATTCACGTGTGATGTCTGCGGAGCAACCTTCAAGAAAAGCGACTACCTGCGAGATCACAAGAACAGAATGCACCCTGCAGAGGGTACAGTCCAATTAAGGGGATGTGAAACATGTGGGAAAATGTTCAGATGCGGGTTGGCACTCAGGCGACATCAGCGGCTGCACAAAGTGCCGGATAATAATGTTATGTGTGAAGAGTGTGGCAAGACGTTCAAGCATAAAAAAAGCTTAAATTACCATATGCTTGAGCACACTGGTGAAAGGCCTCACAAATGCCAGTACTGCGACAGGGACTTCAAAGACCTTTATGCATGCAAAAACCATATCAAATCTGTGCACTGTAATGAAAGGCCCTACTCATGTGAGTATTGTGACAAAACGTTTTCAAATAGAAAAGTTCTGCGTTGCCATGAAGTGAGATTTCATTCCAAGACACCTGTGATCATCTGTGGTAGGTGCGGGAAATTTTTCAAGTCGGAAACTGCCCTGCGACGCCATCAAAAAACGGAACTTGGCCAGGAAGCTGTTATGTGTGAGCTATGCGGAAAGGTTCTTGTACACAAGCAGTCGCTGATGAAGCATCTCAAGACCCACACCACTCAACAGACACATGATTGTGTCTTCTGCGAAGAACAGTTTCCTAGCCGCAGTGACCTTCTCACGCACATCAGTTCTCAACATAGCTCTGAGGAGCCTGTGGCCTGCAACATATGTGACAGAGTCAGCAGGTCTAAAGTTACACATGACCAACATATGCAGCGCGTTCACAGTAGTGACCTTTACCAATGTGCTCTTTGTGGAAAATCTTTTAAATCTAAGAAAAGCCGAAGATTTCACATGAAGGTACACTTGTTCCAAAACCTTAAGTGTTAG